A window of Pan paniscus chromosome X, NHGRI_mPanPan1-v2.0_pri, whole genome shotgun sequence genomic DNA:
CCGAGTTCCCATATCCCTCActgccctttctctccctctttcctttctcatgTTGTCCTCCCCTGGTTTTCCCCctcattttgctttttccttctctctatgccgttccctcccctccccctccccgccctcccctcccctcccctgatACTCACCCAGTGACTAATCCTTAGTTCCTTAAGTGGTACTGGGCGTAACGTGGGCTCTATGTGTTTAGCTTTCAGCCTCGGAGGGCAGTACATCCTAAAGTGAATCACCAACTTAATTATTCCTCTGCAAATTACCATCAGTGATACGAGATTCAACGACAAGGAGCTGTGAGAGCGCACAGGAAGGGAGCTCATTTCTGGGGTGGGCTCAGTGAAGAAAATGTCATTGATGATAGTCCTTGTTCTGCCATCCACCATCCTCTGCTTGCCTCTTTCTGTCACTGCCTTCCCTTTTATGTTGGGGGCAACTCTCCTCTTCTATCTTTTGCAGCAGGGTGGGACTCCTCTCATGGTGTCCTGCCCTCCACACCCCAAGGTGTGAGTTCTCATGAAGTCCAACCGGATGCCCATTTCCTGCAACCTGAGCACCCAACAGACCAAAGAGCATGAGGGGTAGTTTCAACTCGCCCGGGGACCCTTGTTCCTGCTCCCAGCTTCCCCAGGGCACCTTTGGTCATGTACTTCACTCACCCCTTCTCTTTCTCACGTTCACTTCTCacctctcttccccctccctctttcctggCTGCATCCTTTTCTCCTAAGGCTTTACCCCATAAAGACAAAGAAACTGGCTGaggagacaagagaaagaaagtagcAGAAGATGAGAAGGAAACAGGTGAGTGACACTGACTTAGCTGATTAAGAGAGCTTGATCTTTTTTGAGGGTGTGGGGgggttctcgctctgtcgcccaggctggagttcagtggtatgatcatagctccctgtagcctcgaactgctgagctcaagggatcctccagccacagcctccagagtagctgggagtacatgttaattttttgtttatgttttgtttttttacagacggagtctcacttgtGTTGCCAAGAGAGCTTGAGCATCAACTGGCAGTGAGGACGGCAGGAAAGCAACTGACTTATCCCCTCTCACCAGACCTTCCAACTGTCTGCAACACTGGCATTGCCACGTATCCCGGCACGTTGTTGGTAATGGTGGGGGCTGTAAATTGCACGATTGCTCTAGAAAGTGTATTTACAAATCACTTAGACACCCAGATCCCCTCTCAGCTCCTCGTAGCATGACAAATCGCTCTCCCCCCACTCTGGGAGATGGCGGACAAATGTACTCTCTGCAGAGCATGAACCAGCAGATTTATGGGCTTTGGAACTTCAGGCTCACTTCAAGGCATACATCCCAACCCGGCGTAGGGATTTCAGTTGCTGTCTACAGCAATCTTCAGTCCCTCACCTCCGCTGGAGTTTGGCGTCCAGATTGCTGGCATCTTGCCCCTTCTCAGAGATGCAGGAGAGTCTTCCTGTGTAATCTAAACTTCCCCAGAGAGGAGACTTAGTAATATTGGCAGGCAAAGACCTCTGGAGTTTGCTTCATTAGtaagctcaaaatattttcttatttcaacgTTAGTTTTTCTTAGAGCCATGGGTTACTTAGGAGGATGTTTCTTAATTTACAAACATATACGGGGGTTTGTAATGatcttttgttattaatttctagatcCCATTGTggcattgtggtcagagaatatacAAATCGCTGAAGAATCCATTGTTTATGGACATTCCTGGGATAGTATTCATTTAAATATCTCTATGTACActgtaatggaatataatacaAAAATGGAGTTGCACGCAAAATGAGGGTACCACTCAGTAAATGGTTCCACAGGGACGTCTGATCCCCTACGATCTGGGTTAAGAAATGGTGTAGTGTATTGCCGGCAGCTCAAAAGCACTCTCATGCCAGTCACTCTTGTCTTCCACCTCAGCAAATCTAACCACTCTTGTGACTTTTAACACTTGACGATAATCCTGCCTGTTTGTGAGCGCATTACACATGAGTAGAATCAGTACAGTACGTATTTTATAATCCGGGTTTCTCTTGGCAACATTAGGTTTTTCTCCTTGCTATTCACTTTTGTCGTGCTGTGTAGCTGAATTTCGTTTCTTTGCATTCCTGCGCAGTGTTTTGAATTGTATGACGATGCCACAATTTattcatgccttttatttctaatGGGCTCTTCAGTAGTTTCCAGCGCTGGAGTGTTAGTGTTATTATTGTGGTGCACGTTCACAAGGATGTCCTTTGGTTAACATGCGTATGCATTTAAGGCTGTGCTTGCAGGACTGCTTTGattactttttcttccttcatgGCACTGTAAGTGGTGACAGTGGATGTATctggtttttttccccccctgATCTCAGAGGGAAAGCTGTCAACATGTCACCCGTAAGTATCGTTGTTTTTgtaggcttttaaaatatattccaacGGAATCAAGAGAGTTCCCTTTTGTTCGTAGTTGGCTAAGAGGTTTTATCATAAGTGcatggtcatttaaaaaaaatcaaacccatGAAATACCCTTCCTGCGTCTGTAGGGAATATcatattttttctccttcatacATTACTTCTGAGAGATAGATTTTTCAAGCACTGAACCGCTTCATTTCTAGAATACTCTTGACTTGTTTGTGATACGTTTTCCTTTTTGGAGATTTAACTGATTTGTTTTGCTAATGCTTTATTCAAGATTTCTTCTTCTGTGCTTATGTAAAAGATAGGCCTGTGCATTTCATTTCTTACCATGCCCTTTAAGGTTTTTCCCTCATAAAACGGGATGGGAAGCATTTCCCGTTTTTTATGTTACTTGGCAAGAAGGTAAGATTGATATTCCTTCCTTCACAAACGTTTTGTAGAATTAATCGGTGGCAGCATCAGAGTCCGTAGGTTCTTGTGGCTGTTGCTGTTGTTTCCTTCAGATTCCGCCCGTTTAGAATTTGTAGGACAATTCAGAtgtttagtctgttttctgtcattttgttgtattttcttgAAATGTGTAAATTATATCCAAAGTTTCACGTTTGTGGGCATAAAGTTGCTCATGGTTTTGAATAATGATCTCTTTAATGCCTTCATTGCCCATAGTGATGTCTCCTTAGCCACTCCAGACACGGGTTGCTTCAtgatttctctcctttttgttCAGGCCTACACAAGGCATGTCTTAATCAcatcatcttttcaaaaaaccacctctgGCTGTGTTGTTTTATCTTTAACTGATTTGTACTTTTATcgttatttcatttctttggctTTCTTCAGGTTTAATCTGTTGTTCAACATGGTTAAGAAAGATGCAAATGTTGTGCCTTTCTTTTTCATGCAATCTAGACAATTAAAATACATCCCATAAGTTTTCATCAGGTTCAAAATACTTTGTGATTTCATTGGTGATGTTTTCCTTGAGCTATGGGTTATttagaaaataggaaataaaaaggatgccttttctaaaaataaaatgaagtgaaataaaaaggatgcccttttatttcattttcttgcttaattgccCTCTGAACTTCCGGGACTATGTTGAGAAGAAGTAGCAAAAGCGGGCAtctctgtcttgctcctgatcttagaggaaaagctttcactCTTTCGCCATCGAGTACAGTGTTCACAATGAGTATTTTACATAGGACTTTTGTGACGTTGAGGTTGTTTCCTTCTGTTTCAAGGagtttgagtgtttttatcacgAAGGGGGTtgacttttgtcagatgcttttagTGCATCAATTGAGCcgatcatgtggttttgtccttcattttgttgatgcCGTACACTAAATTAGTTGATTTTCATTGATCGAAACTTCCTTGCATTCCACAAATAAATCCCACGTGGTCATGGGCCTTTCATGTGTTGTTGAACTCGGTGTGCTAGACTTTTGTTGAATATGTATGCACAAACATTCTTttgggaagtgtgtgtgtgtgtgtgtgtgtgtttctggtcCTAATTCTTCtctaaatgtttagtagaattctcCACTGAAGCCCTCTAGTCCTGCGGTGGTTTTCTCTGTTGGGAGGTTGATGAATACTGGTTAAGTCTCCTTATGAGTTGTCGAGATCTGctgagattttttatttcttcaggaGTCAGTCTTGGCAGCGTGTATGTTTctcagaatttatccatttcttctaaagtATCAAATTTGTTGGGGTATAGTTGTTCCTGGTCTTctccttataatcttttttatttctgtagtaaCAATTGTAATGCCCCTCTGtcattctgattttagttatttgacccttctctgtttttttcttaatctgcTTAACCTATGTTGACCTTTTCAGAGACACCAGCTCttagtttcattgttttttttcctattatttgtctattctccatttcctttatttgtgctctaatctttattacttccttccttctgctaacttcgGGTTTACGTTGTTCTTCCTTTGCTAGTTCTCGAAACACAAAGATAGgctgttgatttgagatctttcttctttttcactgtAAGGATTTACCAcaataaacttccctcttaacactgctttccCTGCATCTCCTTAGTTGTGGTATGTGGTGTTTTCATTGTCATGTGTCTCAAGATACTTTCTAATTTCCTTGTGGTCTGTTCTTTGACCCACTGGTTGTTGAAGAGAGTGTTGTAATTTCCACCTGTTTGTGACTTTTTCAATTCTCCTTCCGGTATTgctttctagtttcattccattgtggtcagaaaagataattGGTATGATTTCAAACTTCTGAAGTTTGTGAAGATCCTAAATGTCAACAAAAAAGCTAAAGCATAAGACCTCTGGAAGAGAATTCAGGATAAAGCCTTGAAAAACTTGCTGTAGGCGAAGGACTCTTATAGCTATGACACAGAAAGCAATAGCCATGCAAAAACACCTTAAGtgaatttcatcaaatttagAAATCTGGCTTTTCATCATTAGcgaaatgaaaaagcaaaccaTTCATTGCGGCAATGTTTGCAATATATACTACCCGACAATGGAAAAGTTTGCACGCAAAAAAGCACTCTTATAATTCAGTATTAAGACGACAAATGATAATCAATGTGCAAACCATGTGAATGGTTCTTCACATGCAACACGGAACGATATGCAACTGGTCAAGAGAAGAGGCTGGGCCAAGGTCACTAGTGGAGGCAGCGGCAAAGCTGGGTCAGAGATCTCAGGCAAGTCACCTCCcttctctgagtctgtttcctcaaGTGCACAGTAGTAGCTCAGACGATCTTTGAGGGTGTCACGAGGTAGTGGGCAAAACGCCCTTGGCCCAGGGCCTGATGACGACAAAAACAAGGAGGAGCAGCAGGATggatgcccaggaaggaaagcaCCCAACCTGATGtctcaggaggctgggagggcGGTGGCAGGCCTCAGAAACCTAGGGTGGAACCTGTCGTTCAGGGAAGCCGTGAGGGGTAGCGAATCATGCACAATGAAGGGAGATGGGGAGTGGTATGTGCACGTGGGTGCGAGGGTGGGTGTCAGGAGAGAGTGCCCAGCAGGTGGGTGTATCACCCCCAGGACACTGCAAGACCCTGGATGGCAGGGGCGGCCGACAGCAGGGCCCAGTGCACGCACCCTGGCCTCAGAGGGTCCCGGGTTCAAGTCTGtgctctgccacttcctggctgtgtgacttggggAGAGCGTCTTCCCTCTCGGAGCCTCAGTTGGCTGAGACCATGAAATGGCCTTACTGCCCCCACCTCTCGGGCTTGGCCGAGAAACAGAAACATAGGCCCAGATGAGAaattgtacatgaatattcagaACAACTTTATGCATAATGTCAATAACTGGAAACAAGTGAATGCACGAATGCTCGTCCATCgccaggcctggggcaggggtgATCAGACGGAGCAGGCCAAGCTGGGAGAAGGCTGTGAGTGCTGTCCACTGACACAGCAGGGCCTCAGAAAACACTTGCTGACATGGACTGTGGGCCTTTGCAGTGCGGGGTCTGCAGAAGGCCCCAGGCCGGGGGCAGGGGGGAAACCTGCCTGGGTCTCCTGTTTGCCATGTGAGTGAGGTGGTGGCCATCTCCAGGGTGGCCGGTCTGACCCTTCTGCAGGACGCGCAGTCCAGTCCACCCCCATTTCCCACCAGGGTGCTCTCGCCTCCCTGCTCTCCTCCACTCTTCCCAGGTGCTCTCAGCGCTGCCCCTACAGGGTAGGGGGAGTGGGTCCCTGGTGAGGCCCCACCGCAGCAAGGTGATGTGAAAGGGAGAGTGTCCAGCAAGCCTGGAGGCCTGAGGAGGCCGTGACCTGGCCAGCACCCCGCCTCCGAGGGCTGCTTCCTGTTCCTTTCCGGTGGAACTTCCGTATCTCAAGTGCCCTCCGCACACAGTGTTCAAACTCACTCCTGTGGCTTATGGTGACTACCCCCACCCTGATCCAAGGACAGGCATGTGCCCGCTATGTGCACAAGGGTGTCCGGGGAGGTTCCAGCCAAATAGCATTAAATTTATGACGCCAGGGGTGGTGGAGTCCCAGGCATCCCTCATCTCTTCCACAGCCCAGACCACAAACCAGGAGACATAAAGGGAAGGGgactccattgtgtgtgtgtgtgtgtgtgtgtgtgtgtgtgtgtttgtgtgtgtgtgtgttccagtaaaactttggGACTGGATTTCTGTCAGAGTCCCAGAATGTCAGTGTGGCCAAGCATGGACCCAAGCACCAGAGAAGCAGAAATCACAGCGGCAGCCAACACGGAGACCCACCCAAAGCCTTTCTGACGGACAGCTTCTGGGGTGTGCAACCAATGCAGTCTGATGCTCACCAGGGCTCCCCATGTGGCTCCATGctctgctgttgttgttttgaaatcCTTCATAGTTTTTGACAAGGAGACTCGTGTTTTCATTTTCCACTGGGCCTCCCAAATTAGGTAGCCCGGTCTGGGTCAGGATCTGGCCGTGGCGGAGATGGCAGCCCCTCCTGGGGAAacagaggctggggctgggtgagggGGTGGGAAACAGGGAGCCTTCCACTGCTATGTTTTCCCTCCTTATCTAGGGCTCTGTCCTCCCAAACCCTGGACATTACCGGGGAACTCCAGAAGCCCTGGACACTGTCCCTGCCTGCCACTGAGCCCTTCCCAGGAGACCAAACTGTCTCTGCCCTCACCGTCTTGTACCTGAAGCATGTGCAGCCCTACCTCAGACCCCTCCAGACATCACCCAGCCCTTGAACACACCAGGACCTAGGTAGGCCTGGTGTTGTCCTCACTGGGAGAGCCCTGCTGCTGGGGGAGAAGGGCTGTGAAGCTCCAAACAGGCCGCCGTTCCGTCACAGGCAAGGGGCTGTGTACGCGTGCACCGTGCGTTGTTTTTATTACATCCTGCTCCCTCAGCAATCACGGCCCCTCCTTGTACCCACTGGAGGGCTGCGAACGTCACTGCGGGGCCCACCTCATTGTCCGTCAGACTCTGTACCGAGGACGGGGTCCTGAACTGTGTGGATGATGAGCCAAGGGTTCCGGAACATCATCTCCAAGGAGGGGGTGTGGGAGGTGGGTCCTGGTGAGAGCCTTGGACCCTGTCCCTCGGCGGGAGGGGCAGTGGCACCAAGCTGCAATTTTCCACCCCGCCCCTGCTCTGGCCCCCACTCTTGCCATGTCCCTGGGGCTGCTGAGCAAGGCTTGTAGAAAATCACATAACGATGAGCACTGGGGCCTCTCCAAACTCCTGCTCACGCACTCAGGCGTAACCCACCTCCGCACCTCCCAGCATCCCACCTGTCCCCGTGGGCCTTTTTGGCAGAGGTGGGGCCCACCTACCCCAGAGAGCCTGAAGAAGTTTCCTTGCTACAAGCCCAAGCGTGGCCAGGTATAGCAATGGGTGTGCAGGTAAAGGAAGAAACATCCAAATTAATTTTGCAACTTTAATGTAACACTGATACCCAAAACATGAAAGCACAAGGAAAAGCACAAAATGAAAGCAGGAAGAGCAAAGAGAGCTTCATCTTGCATGCCACCTCCGACTGACAGGAAGAAGCCGCCTAGGGTGCTGTGTCGAGAAGGAATCTGAGAGGAGGCGCTCTGGCTTGGCCAGTAAGATCGCTGCAGTTCGTCAACGGTGCCTATAAAAGCACAAGAAACCAAAGTGACAACATCCGTGGACACACGCGAACCAGGGAGGGGTGTACGTAACAAAATAAGTGTCCGTCCATGCTGTTGCCGTTGCCCCCAGCGCCCCCACCCCGGCCCTCCCTCTGACATCTCACCCCCCTCCGCAGCCCTCCTGCAGAGTCTCATTTCTCTACCGAAACTCTTACTGGATCCAGGAGAAGAAGCTGGCGCCAGCTCTGGCAGCATTTCTGGTCCGGATGGTGGAGCTGGTGCTGGGGCCATCTAGGACGCTGGTGCTGGCCCCTCCATTGGTGCCACTGCTGACGCCAGCTCTCCACGTGGCCCTCCTGTTGGCACGGTTGCTATTCAGAATGTACTGATGGTATCTGGCCCAGAAAGCAAAGGGGATCCTGGCCCAGGCATCGCCAAAATCTCCGTCCTCATCCCAGGTCAGGAGCTCGACTTGTATGTCATCCCAGCTCCACCGTCCAATCAGCGCTTCATCCCCGATATTCATCTGGGCCCTCATCTGGGCCCTGGCATGTTCCTCGGCCATATCCACATCCATTGTCTTGAAAGCATCATCCACAGCCTCCAAGAAATGAGCCTTCCATTCCCGGGGGTCTCGGTTCTGATTCTGAGGAGGAAAAGGGCAAGCATAGACACAGAGCTACCCCACACTGGCTGAGCACCCGCGGCCCGCCTCACCCCCTCCCGTGTGCTTTGTGCAATGATGGCAAAAATCAGGACCACAGGGACTGGGGGCTCCTACTCTCCTGTGCCAGACCTGGGATTTTGCCCCATCTGTGACCTTGTGTAGGGTGCTCAGGTGCCTCTGTGAGTGTTTGGTACCCTCACTGGAATACGGGGTAATGGGAAGGAGGCCTCGACCAAGAAACAAGCAAGGTGTGGAGAGCACCACCCCCGGTGCCGGGCACCCAACAGAGGCTCTCCCTTACCTGGGCGATGAATCTCAGGACCCTCATCTTGCTGGTCTCATGGCGGGCTCGCAGGCCCCAGAGGAATTCATACTCAGGTGGGTTGCTGTTGGGGATCTTCTTGTATTCCAGGTACCTTGGCATGAGAGGAAAGTAAACTTTGCTTCTAG
This region includes:
- the LOC112438447 gene encoding putative uncharacterized protein FLJ39060; amino-acid sequence: MVDGRTRTIINDIFFTEPTPEMSSLPVRSHSSLSLNLVSLMVICRGIIKLVIHFRMYCPPRLKAKHIEPTLRPVPLKELRISHWPNECIRHSASVPMATGANGLETKDETKRNAEKCACSVFL